The genomic DNA actggctgACAATAGActatattcgtattcccagtattggactggaactagcttgcaatggaggctaatgcgggggaacaTATTAAAGTGGTAccacgaccaaaaaaaaaatttgtttttcctttggattgtaaaaccatgttaactaaacactaactcacccaagttttaagttctgattttaaaaagacacctgtttattttagctagaattttcttatttattggtccgccattactaacttcaaaatcttgagagagctgggtcgaggagaaaatgacgtcaaacactcactagtttaagaatgcaatgcgtgtgtacgcatgcagcacgggagtttcgggctttcagacttttcaacccgtgttttgcatatataataaattgcgtttacacgcagaaattttaagctagtgagtaaatgacgtcattttctctagatccaaccctctgaggttcaATGGGctagttttgaacgtgagtaatggcggaccatgaaatcctaaagttacactcaaaataaacagcctttggataaaactcaaagctcaaaattttgccaggtaggtgttaagcaaacacgctttcaaaatcagaagaaaaaaaggaaatgattttttgatcatggtaccactttaaaaagtatttgcgtttgaaaagatttccccgcattagcctccattgcaagctagttccagtccaatactgagaatacgaatatggtctattgtgcTGATTATTCATCaacactaattagtatatataaaatcattgctgaatagtggttaagtctagtgctttctcttgaggtttggtaaccgacctttTCTGgtgtttaaacttgtttcttagcagGTATACAAATACACAAATAATGTTCTGGCAGTTAGTCTAGgagtggttaagtgaaagggttacTAATCGAATGCGAATTGAGGCCTTTGGGTTCCGATTTTAAAATTAGacattcatttcccataaactctatcaagcgctaagcgtccTAAATTGGCAATATTAGtcaatttaaagaaaattaggatttgtcgataatcgtcatttcagaggtagagggtGGGTTGCGATACGCCGTGTTGATTCATCTCGTTGCACCCGGGGAAGACTGGATCCGATAGTGATACGTCAGCGTATTGGACAATTTGCGGATACAACCGTCCACACGCAACCGAATTCACCGGATATGTGTGGACGCAAGGCGTAGTCGGGATACAAAATTTTCCGGACACGTGTGGTCGAGGCcttaatttttgcttttgtttatttcaacgtCACACTTTACGCGCCGTTCCTGTCTCAGAAGTGAAATATCAGTGGAAGAACACAAACACTCGTTTCTGGGTTTACGGAATGGAGCACAAAGTACACGCCCCAGACTACCCCCAACAGTGTTGCTGTGGTTGCATTCTGCTTTAGAGCTGGAAAGAAGGACCAGCAAGTGTTTTTTTCTAAACCAATTGACGTCTTTACATTTTGTATCATTAACATACTTGTTTGCTCACAGAAAGCATCATGCTATTTAataattgacttcaaaaggtaataGAACTTGTCAAATTTAGTTAAATCTCCATTTTTAAGCCTttggctttgataacgagccagttacaaaaaaaaactatccatttgaaatctttttttttttttttttttttttttcctttatttcattcgtcacaaatacaacaattacaacacaaGTAAAAACATATAGGAAGTAGCTAAAACAGCTgcgcatttgctgttgttagcattaattatcagttaattatatgtattcacaataataattaattaataattaattaatgattaattaaattacaatgacATTACATTGACGTTTACTATTAGTATTCTAGAGTGGAAAATTGTCTGACAATTTTCTATAAAAAGTTTCTAAATCATTATTCTtagttgcaatatatttttctgtttgatatttaattttaattttaaatttgaaaccttcAAGATTTGGACGTACACCCTTCCTCCTGCAATCCCAAATatgtattttaccaattaatattaaatagttTAGTAAGGGGCAAGATGATGCTGTAATTCCTATAATGATATCTTGTAGgtttagaattttaaatagttttgatatagtaaaatagtatttttcaaagcttttccaAAACAGATTTGAGTAGGGACAGTAGAAAAAGAGATGGTGCAATGTTTCTGATTCGTTGCTGCAAAAAGTACACTTATCGTGCTCACTATatccaattttaaataatttcgtgTTCGTATAAAGTAtcgaatttaagattttgtattgaaaggcTTTGGCATAAGGTTCATAAGTTATAATGTGGGGAAGATTGAAAGCAAGTTTCAAATCTTCCTCAGTTAAGTTGAAATGTCGTTTTAGTTTCTGGACGTTATTTGGTAGTTGAGCTTTTTTACTTATCATTAAAGAATAGTAATcttttgattttacttttgtaatatcaaaaatattatttttgtatatgaaagaaGCATTATCTTTAGTGAACTCGTACTGCAATGTTCCTAAGTTGGAAGGTACTGAATGTCTAAGACCTGTCCATGTAAGAAAATTGACcttctctattttattttttattgcctcGAAGGATTCCACGTTGTCAAGATTTAATAAGAGATCACTGACCGTATAAATTCCCGAGTTGTAATAAGTCTTATAAAAAGCAGGTTTTCCGTTTATTCTTATGTCTTTATGATTCCAAATGATAGATAACCAGTATTTCTCGTCAGAAAAGTGATCTCGGAATTCTGACCACCATTGCAGAAGCTCTCTGTAGAAAATTGAGATTATTGAAAGAtctttcatagtataattgcactcaaaaattaaagaaccCCCAAAGTCTTTTAAGAGGTACAACAAATAGGTTTTCCATGTACTTTCATTATCATTAAAAATTCGTTTCAACCAGGCTAACCTTAGAGCTTTAACCATGCTCTCTATGTCTATCATTTTTATACCACCTCCTTCAAAATTGTTAATTGCTGAAAGCCTTGTCACCTTGTCTTtccctttccataaaaatgTGTAAATTATGTGTTCAGcttgtttgataatttttgcaGGAGTTGGAAGTAGCGAGGATGCATAAAccaattttggaataagtaaagATTTAATTATTGTGACTTTTCCATATATGGAAAGTCCTCTAGAAGACCAgatatttgtaagtttcttcATTTTATCAAGTTTATCCCGGAAgtttttttcgcaaagtagTGTTTGATCGTATGTGAAAAACACCCCTAGAGCCTTAATGGGTTCGCTTGGCCATTTTAtaccaaatggtttctcttcattGCTCTTAAGAGACCCAATCCACATACCCTCTGTTTTTGAGCTATTGACTTCAAGTCCAGATACGTTTTTAAATAAATTCAggtgttgaaataaagtgatagcTGAGTTTAAATTGGACAACACTGCTGtagtatcatctgcgtattgaagaagctttgtctcatttttgtctattttgatTCCATCAATCTCAGGATTTTCGCGAATTGAAATTGCCAATGTTTCGATGGCTAAAAGAAAGAGGTAGGGAGAAAGGGGGTCTCCCTGTCTCACTCCCCGTTCTAATGTAAAATAATCAGATGCCATACCATTATCGATTACACAGCTCTGAATATTTTGATAAAAAGTCTTGACCCAAGCAATTAGATTCGGGCCAAAATTGAAGGCTTTAAGACAGTTAAAAAGATATTGCCACTCTaaggtgtcaaaagcttttttgaaatcaataaaaatcaaaatgccAGGAATATTTTCTTTATCTGTGAATTCCATTATATCCAATATCGACCTAACTGTTTCTCAAAAGCTTGGACCCTTAACACTTTGATATGAATCGGTTAAAGCTAGCTCGATTGCTGCATGATCTGTTTTTATCGCTGGAATAATATTCGTGGAATTCACAAAGTCTTGCAGATTATTCGATATTAGCCAAATGTCCAAACGACAAAAGATTGGAGGTGTAACTTTTGGTTTGAGGATTTTTAATTCTCCAAACATCTACCAGGTCTAGCTCAGTTTTTAAACATTCAATATTGTCTATTACCATTTTCCTAGGTACCATTACACCACCTCTTTTGTCAAGCATCGGATTTAGAGGGCAATTAAAATCACCTCCGCAGATTATATTTTCCTCACAATCTAAATCTTCAGATTGCAGGGTATtgtgcagattttggaaaaatttacACGTAACCTTGTCTTTATTCGGGGCGTAAATATTTACCAAAACGTAAACTTTGTCTTCGATGTCTACTTTTAACACGATAAAACGCCCCGAGGGATCtatgatagtttttttaactgtGCAATTAAACCCGTTTCTAATCAACACCGCAACTCCGCAAGAATTTTGACTCCCATGCGAGTAAAAGATTTTACCAGCCCATTCATTCATCCATTGTTTCTCTGACTGCCCTTTTGAGtgtgtttcttgtaaaaaaataacGTCCGCCTTTCTTTTACGACACCACGTGAATATGGTTCTTCGTTTATGGAAATTGTTTATGCCCCTAACATTTAGAGAAactaatttaaataaaagatatttttttgctcttttgagtttttttaGAAGTTTTCCTATTTTGGGATTTCATTTGGACGTGTACGTATGTTCCTTCAAAGTATAAAACAAAGATCCTTTCCCCCTCATAATATAATACagagttacatgtaaaagacaagaaaaacacATACAAACTCACGTACGTAAACAGATAATCTATCATTTACCAGACGTGTATTCTACCTCTTCTTTCAAACGGTTCATGGTATTATACGAAGTTTTTCATAATGTTTCCATAATAGGGGAGGTTCTTGGTCTCTTCTCCTCTGTAGATTTGGCCATTTATGATTAGTTTGTCGAAGTTGAAGAAAGCCCTTTTCTGTTCgcgtttcgcttgttttaaaaCTGGATAGAGAGTTTTATGAATCTCTTCAACCTCTCTCGGAAAGTCGTCCGAAATTCCAATCTTAGTTCCCTTTAGGTTCTTGTAAAAGGAGCGGATAAATTCCTTATTCTGATAGTGACTAAATCTAACAATTACTGGTCTTGGACCACGACTTTGCGATCTATGACTTGATGGTTTCACCGGGATTCTATGCACCCTTTCGAAGCGAATGGCGTCAACATCGTTTTGAGGAATTCGCAGTTTAGCGACAAATAGATTTCTAACCTGTTCTTCGGTGTTTTCATCAGATTCTTCTTTGATGTTGTAGATTCTTATATTTTCGCGCCTTGTGTAGGCCTCCAATTTGATATTTCTCCGCTTCAAAACTTCAATGTCAGTATCAAAGGAATTCATATCCTCACCGTTTTCTTTAACTGTCGTGGAAATTTCAGCCATTTCTGCTTTTAAGCTGATGATCTCTTTCCCGGCAAATTCTAGTGACTCTTTCAGATCTTTAAGTTCTCCTTTTAGCTCACCTATTTCTTTCTTGAGTGATTCAATTTCGCCGCATACTGCGAGAACTTTGTCTAATTTAGCGTTCATTTCGTCGAGGCGAGCCGAAGTTGAGCGCCCGGATGCCATGAGGTCTTCTTCATCTGTTTGAGATCCACCATCTCTGAGTCTTTTACGACCTTCTCCGCGCTTGGAATCGGAGGCTTTTCCTTCTTTATCGTTTCCCATATATTCTTCGTTAAGTTCTTCTTCAGTTCTTAATCCATGAAGGGTTTGAAAGCTGCTAATTTTAGAGAAACATCTCTGTAGGTGACGGAGCTCTCAAACACACGTCTTACCTCTACGGGTCACACTGCGCTAGTCCCATAGTCAAacgcaaatactttttaaagtGGTACCATTTGAAATCTTATGCTCAGGAAGTGTCAAGGACATTTTAATCCGCTcacttacaaaattataatttACACGTCCATTTTTTTGTCGGCGGAGTAGGCAAAGTGCACTttttattcttggatttcacatgacgtcacggcggccatgttggtgtccccaaacaaagaaatggcggccgtGTTGGTGTCTTGATCCAGtcttccgggaattgaaagcaaTTATTTTGCTAacgtctttttttttgttttcgttgaaaaacatggctgttgatcacgtgagtgaaacccaagaataggaTAGATCGTTGATTTTTCGACCTATGATTCTATAAATTTCAGCTACATTTGCAAAAAAtaatgcaacatttttttttccaaagaatTTGCGTGAAATTAAAACTCGAACTTAGAGGCTTCTAGTTCGAAGGACGGTCTGTGACTGAAGTAGCAGGCTACTAGATTACTTTGTTCAGCGTCTTTGGATAAGAATTTTGGAttccagaaaaaaatattttgtgtaATGAATTGGTGTAATGGATTCGCACACGGCTTTACAAGGCCTTTCGACTTCATGAAATGATTATCCAAGACATGGTGGTTTTTAACGTTATCTAAAAAATGCCGCGTTCGAATGCTGTAAGGTGGTATTGCCACGGCAGTCCAGATCATTTTGTTAAGTTTTACCAAATTATTTGCAACTTAAACAACTCAAAGCTTCAGGAAGAAAAAAAGTCTGTGGAGCATAGAGGATTGTAGTTGTCCTCTCACCCGTTgcctatcctagatttgtgctatgcaaaaaaccgcatgaaaaaagacctattagaggaaaaaaaacattttttgcaaaagtatcaaaatcggccatttttggcaaagtagcaaagggggggaccaaaggaaaattttcaaaactggccgattgttTGGTCGAACTTCAGAAGGCTAAAAcgctagcaaatacaagtcgcctgatggcctaattagtatggattgaaagctaaactatcctagatttgtgctatgcaaaaaaccgcatgaaaaaagacctattagaggagaaataacatttttcgcaaaagtatcaaaatcggccatttttggcaaagtagcaaaggggggaccaaaggaaaattttcaaaaatggccgattttttggtcgaacttcggaaggctaaaaaatagcaaatacaagtcgcctgatggcctaattagtatggattgaaagctaaactatcctagatttgtgctatgcaaaaaaccgcatgaaaaaagacctattagaggagaaataacatttttcgcaaaagtatcaaaatcggccatttttggcaaagtagcaaaggggggaccaaaggaaaattttcaaaaatggccgattttttggtcgaacttcggaaggctacaaaatagcaaatacaagtcgcctgatggcctaattagtatggattgaaagctaaactatcctagatttgtgctatgcaaaaaaccgcatgaaaaaagacctattagaggagaaataacatttttcgcaaaagtatcaaaatcggccatttttggcaaagtagcaaaaggggggaccaaaggaaaattttcaaaaatggccgattttttggtcgaacttcggaaggctacaaaatagcaaatacaagtcgcctgatggcctaattagtatggattgaaagctaaactatcctagatttgtgctatgcaaaaaaccgcatgaaaaaagacctattagaggagaaataacatttttcgcaaaagtatcaaaatcggccatttttggcaaagtagcaaaaggggggaccaaaggaaaattttcaaaactggccgattttttggtcgaacttcggaaggctaaaaaatagcaaatacaagtcgcctgatggcctaattagtatggattgaaagctaaactatcctagatttgtgctatgcaaaaaaccgcatgaaaaaagacctattagaggagaaataacatttttcgcaaaagtatcaaaatcggccatttttggcaaagtagcaaaggggggaccaaaggaaaattttcaaaaatggccgattttttggtcgaacttcggaaggctacaaaatagcaaatacaagtcgcctgatggcctaattagtatggattgaaagctaaactatcctagatttgtgctatgcaaaaaaccgcatgaaaaaagacctattagaggagaaataacatttttcgcaaaagtatcaaaatcggccatttttggcaaagtagcaaaggggggaccaaaggaaaattttcaaaaatggccgattttttggtcgaacttcggaaggctacaaaatagcaaatacaagtcgcctgatggcctaattagtatggattgaaagctaaactatcctagatttgtgctatgcaaaaaaccgcatgaaaaaagacctattagaggagaaataacatttttcgcaaaagtatcaaaatcggccatttttggcaaagtagcaaaggggggaccaaaggaaaattttcaaaaatggccgattttttggtcgaacttcggaaggctacaaaatagcaaatacaagtcgcctgatggcctaattagtatggattgaaagctaaactatcctagatttgtgctatgcaaaaaaccgcatgaaaaaagacctattagaggagaaataacatttttcgcaaaagtatcaaaatcggccatttttggcaaagtagcaaaggggggaccaaaggaaaattttcaaaaatggccgattttttggtcgaacttcggaaggctacaaaatagcaaatacaagtcgcctgatggcctaattagtatggattgaaagctaaactatcctagatttgtgctatgcaaaaaaccgcatgaaaaaagacctattagaggagaaataacatttttcgcaaaagtatcaaaatcggccatttttggcaaagtagcaaaggggggaccaaaggaaaattttcaaaaatggccgattttttggtcgaacttcggaaggctacaaaatagcaaatacaagtcgcctgatggcctaattagtatggattgaaagctaaactatcctagatttgtgctatgcaaaaaaccgcatgaaaaaagacctattagaggagaaataacatttttcgcaaaagtatcaaaatcggccatttttggcaaagtagcaaaggggggaccaaaggaaaattttcaaaaatggccgattttttggtcgaacttcggaaggctacaaaatagcaaatacaagtcgcctgatggcctaattagtatggattgaaagctaaactatcctagatttgtgctatgcaaaaaaccgcatgaaaaaagacctattagaggagaaataacatttttcgcaaaagtatcaaaatcggccatttttggcaaagtagcaaaggggggaccaaaggaaaattttcaaaaatggccgattttttggtcgaacttcggaaggctacaaaatagcaaatacaagtcgcctgatggcctaattagtatggattgaaagctaaactatcctagatttgtgctatgcaaaaaaccgcatgaaaaaagacctattagaggagaaataacatttttcgcaaaagtatcaaaatcggccatttttggcaaagtagcaaaggggggaccaaaggaaaattttcaaaaatggccgattttttggtcgaacttcggaaggctacaaaatagcaaatacaagtcgcctgatggcctaattagtatggattgaaagctaaactatcctagatttgtgctatgcaaaaaaccgcatgaaaaaagacctattagaggagaaataacatttttcgcaaaagtatcaaaatcggccatttttggcaaagtagcaaaggggggaccaaaggaaaattttcaaaaatggccgattttttggtcgaacttcggaaggctacaaaatagcaaatacaagtcgcctgatggcctaattagtatggattgaaagctaaactatcctagatttgtgctatgcaaaaaaccgcatgaaaaaagacctattagaggagaaataacatttttcgcaaaagtatcaaaatcggccatttttggcaaagtagcaaaggggggaccaaaggaaaattttcaaaaatggccgattttttggtcgaacttcggaaggctacaaaatagcaaatacaagtcgcctgatggcctaattagtatggattgaaagctaaactatcctagatttgtgctatgcaaaaaaccgcatgaaaaaagacctattagaggagaaataacatttttcgcaaaagtatcaaaatcggccatttttggcaaagtagcaaaggggggaccaaaggaaaattttcaaaaatggccgattttttggtcgaacttcggaaggctacaaaatagcaaatacaagtcgcctgatggcctaattagtatggattgaaag from Montipora foliosa isolate CH-2021 chromosome 7, ASM3666993v2, whole genome shotgun sequence includes the following:
- the LOC138010239 gene encoding tropomyosin alpha-1 chain-like — encoded protein: MGNDKEGKASDSKRGEGRKRLRDGGSQTDEEDLMASGRSTSARLDEMNAKLDKVLAVCGEIESLKKEIGELKGELKDLKESLEFAGKEIISLKAEMAEISTTVKENGEDMNSFDTDIEVLKRRNIKLEAYTRRENIRIYNIKEESDENTEEQVRNLFVAKLRIPQNDVDAIRFERVHRIPVKPSSHRSQSRGPRPVIVRFSHYQNKEFIRSFYKNLKGTKIGISDDFPREVEEIHKTLYPVLKQAKREQKRAFFNFDKLIINGQIYRGEETKNLPYYGNIMKNFV